A stretch of Bacillus pseudomycoides DNA encodes these proteins:
- the metE gene encoding 5-methyltetrahydropteroyltriglutamate--homocysteine S-methyltransferase yields MAIQTSNLGYPRIGLHREWKKSLEAFWANKIDEEQFVTNMKEIRLQHVKAQQEKGIDLIPIGDFTYYDHVLDTAYMLGFIPSRFSEFSSYLDVYFAMARGSKDHVASEMTKWFNTNYHYIVPEYEEGLTISLKDNRPLRLYEEAKQELGVDGKPVILGPYTFLKLAKGYKEDQLATILQQLVTPYVQLLTELHEAGARFVQIDEPIFASLTKAEIAEAKALYETIRKEVPHVSLILQTYFDSVEENYEEIITFPVSGIGLDFVHGKEGNVKAILEHGFPSDKILAVGCIDGRNIWRADLDEVLSLFKTLQDRVTPKDWIVQPSCSLLHTPIDKTEETHLSKELFDALAFANQKLEELTLIKRTLSEGVGGVSTELATYRTAHEAIRSSAARNREDVKAARATLKEEDFSRPLPFEQRYALQQKALQLPLLPTTTIGSFPQTTEVRQTRKQWRSGDITNELYEQFIENETEKWIRYQENIGLDVLVHGEFERTDMVEYFGERLAGFSFTKNGWVQSYGSRCVKPPVIYGDVAFINGMTIKETAYAQSLTNKVVKGMLTGPVTILNWSFVRNDISRKEVSYQIALALRHEIELLESSGIRVIQVDEPALREGMPLKEKDWDAYITWAVQSFLLATSSVANETQIHTHMCYSNFEDIVDAIRALDADVISIETSRSHGEFIHTLEHTTYEKGIGLGVYDIHSPRVPSKDEMYTIVEQSLKVCDPKYFWINPDCGLKTRRTEEVIPALEHMVQAAKEARSLLKTNV; encoded by the coding sequence ATGGCAATTCAAACAAGTAATTTAGGGTATCCACGCATTGGATTACACCGAGAATGGAAAAAATCACTGGAAGCTTTTTGGGCAAACAAAATTGATGAAGAGCAATTTGTAACAAACATGAAAGAAATTCGTCTTCAGCATGTGAAGGCACAACAAGAGAAAGGAATTGACTTAATTCCTATTGGCGATTTTACATATTATGATCATGTACTAGATACTGCTTATATGCTCGGCTTTATTCCATCACGTTTTTCTGAGTTCTCTTCTTATCTTGATGTATATTTTGCGATGGCACGTGGCTCCAAAGATCACGTCGCTTCCGAAATGACAAAGTGGTTTAACACAAATTATCATTATATTGTTCCTGAATATGAAGAAGGATTAACAATCTCTTTAAAAGACAATCGTCCACTTCGTTTATATGAAGAAGCAAAACAAGAGCTAGGAGTCGATGGAAAACCCGTTATATTAGGACCTTACACATTCTTAAAATTAGCAAAGGGATATAAAGAAGATCAATTGGCAACAATCTTACAACAACTCGTTACACCTTATGTACAACTATTAACTGAATTGCATGAAGCTGGCGCTCGCTTCGTACAAATTGATGAACCGATTTTTGCATCTTTAACAAAAGCAGAAATTGCAGAAGCTAAAGCACTTTATGAAACAATTCGTAAAGAAGTACCTCATGTATCTCTTATTCTACAAACTTATTTTGATAGCGTAGAAGAAAACTATGAAGAGATTATTACATTCCCTGTATCCGGCATTGGATTGGACTTTGTTCACGGTAAAGAAGGCAATGTAAAAGCTATTTTAGAGCACGGTTTCCCAAGCGACAAAATTTTAGCTGTTGGTTGCATAGACGGGCGTAACATTTGGAGAGCGGATCTCGATGAGGTTCTTTCTTTATTTAAAACATTACAAGATCGTGTTACACCGAAAGATTGGATTGTTCAACCTTCTTGTAGTTTACTACACACTCCAATTGACAAAACAGAAGAAACACATTTATCAAAAGAACTATTTGATGCTCTTGCATTTGCAAATCAAAAGTTAGAAGAACTTACGCTAATTAAACGTACACTTTCTGAAGGTGTAGGAGGTGTTAGCACTGAATTAGCTACTTACCGTACCGCTCATGAAGCTATACGTTCTTCAGCTGCACGTAATCGTGAAGATGTGAAAGCTGCACGAGCAACTCTTAAAGAAGAAGACTTTTCTCGTCCTCTTCCATTCGAACAACGCTATGCACTGCAACAGAAGGCATTACAATTACCGCTACTTCCAACAACAACAATCGGTAGCTTCCCACAAACTACTGAAGTTCGTCAAACACGTAAACAATGGCGAAGCGGTGATATTACAAACGAACTATATGAGCAATTTATCGAAAATGAAACCGAGAAATGGATTCGTTATCAAGAAAATATTGGTCTTGATGTACTTGTGCATGGTGAATTTGAAAGAACTGATATGGTGGAATATTTTGGAGAAAGACTTGCTGGTTTCTCTTTCACTAAAAATGGTTGGGTACAATCGTACGGTTCTCGGTGTGTAAAACCACCTGTAATCTATGGAGATGTTGCCTTTATTAATGGGATGACAATTAAAGAAACTGCATATGCACAGAGCCTTACAAATAAAGTTGTAAAAGGTATGTTAACAGGTCCTGTGACAATTCTAAACTGGTCATTCGTTCGAAATGATATTTCACGAAAAGAAGTTTCGTATCAAATTGCATTGGCACTCCGCCATGAAATCGAATTACTTGAATCTTCCGGTATCCGTGTTATTCAAGTCGACGAACCGGCGCTTCGAGAAGGAATGCCACTAAAAGAAAAAGATTGGGACGCATATATTACATGGGCTGTTCAGTCATTCCTTTTAGCAACTTCTTCTGTAGCGAACGAAACACAAATTCATACACATATGTGCTACAGTAACTTTGAGGATATTGTTGATGCGATTCGTGCATTAGATGCCGATGTTATTTCTATCGAAACATCAAGAAGCCATGGTGAATTCATTCATACTTTAGAACACACAACATACGAAAAAGGAATTGGTTTAGGAGTTTATGATATTCATAGCCCTCGTGTTCCAAGTAAAGATGAAATGTATACAATTGTAGAACAATCCTTAAAAGTATGTGATCCAAAATACTTCTGGATTAACCCGGACTGCGGTTTAAAAACAAGAAGAACAGAAGAAGTTATACCTGCTTTAGAGCATATGGTCCAAGCTGCTAAAGAGGCTCGTTCTCTTCTAAAAACAAACGTATAA
- a CDS encoding phage holin, translating to MLQRSNISDIIRFLAGFLLSLKLLFESFGLSFITNDQIDAIINVASFLFILYFGYKNNYVGKKGLEQKELLKKHNLH from the coding sequence ATGCTACAAAGATCAAATATATCAGACATCATTCGTTTTTTAGCTGGATTTCTCTTATCATTAAAACTATTATTTGAATCGTTCGGGCTTTCTTTTATTACAAATGACCAAATTGATGCAATCATAAATGTTGCTTCTTTCTTATTTATTTTATACTTCGGATATAAAAATAACTATGTAGGAAAAAAAGGCTTGGAACAAAAAGAATTACTAAAGAAGCATAACCTTCATTAA
- a CDS encoding PadR family transcriptional regulator produces the protein MSMKLVILGLLLEGDKHPYEVQYTMKERQMDCYIKYAKGSLYYAFEQLEKQGAIAVTSVVRDTNRPDKTIFHITETGRKLFHSLLLKQFEAKNQIYKPIYSALSFAHFGDEKTILPILEKKRDDTIQYLHTMQSIYEHSKENVSRAQLYILKSVIEHITVELRWLNELHKDASAGCLSKIGTDI, from the coding sequence GTGAGTATGAAACTAGTCATTCTCGGCTTATTACTCGAAGGAGACAAACATCCATATGAAGTGCAATACACAATGAAAGAGCGTCAAATGGATTGTTATATTAAATATGCAAAAGGCTCCCTCTACTACGCTTTTGAACAATTAGAAAAACAAGGAGCAATTGCGGTTACAAGCGTAGTACGAGATACAAATCGACCAGATAAGACTATTTTCCATATAACTGAAACGGGAAGAAAACTTTTCCATTCACTGCTTTTAAAGCAATTCGAGGCCAAAAACCAAATTTATAAACCAATCTATTCAGCGCTATCCTTTGCTCATTTTGGTGATGAAAAAACGATTCTTCCGATTTTAGAAAAAAAGAGAGATGACACGATTCAATATTTACATACGATGCAATCCATATACGAACATAGCAAGGAAAATGTTTCTCGTGCACAGCTTTATATTTTAAAAAGTGTTATTGAACACATTACTGTTGAATTACGTTGGTTAAATGAACTCCATAAAGATGCAAGTGCCGGTTGTCTTTCTAAAATTGGAACAGATATATAG
- a CDS encoding YkyA family protein encodes MTLLAGCFGPKPEEELYVAFENAAKQEKPMFEEAKKLETLEKEGQTLYGQIVQEGKDNNQAVKEKLDQAMKNTAERGKVIDKENEALNKAQEEVKSVEKYVKKIENDKLKEQADKVKNTYEKRHESFKKMYDNYSKSLKLEKELFTMLQDKGAKLKDISDKVKAVNESYKGIDAEKDKFNEYTKSYNTEKVAFYKQANIKIKEEKK; translated from the coding sequence ATGACATTATTAGCTGGTTGTTTCGGACCAAAACCAGAAGAGGAATTATATGTAGCATTTGAAAATGCTGCGAAGCAAGAAAAACCAATGTTTGAGGAAGCGAAAAAATTAGAGACATTAGAAAAAGAAGGTCAAACATTATACGGTCAAATTGTACAAGAAGGAAAAGATAATAATCAAGCTGTGAAAGAAAAGTTAGATCAAGCAATGAAAAATACAGCAGAACGTGGAAAAGTAATCGATAAAGAGAACGAAGCGTTGAACAAAGCACAAGAAGAAGTAAAGTCAGTTGAAAAATATGTGAAAAAAATCGAGAATGATAAGTTAAAAGAACAAGCAGATAAAGTGAAAAATACATATGAAAAACGACATGAGTCTTTTAAGAAGATGTATGATAACTATAGTAAATCTTTAAAGTTAGAAAAAGAATTATTTACAATGCTTCAAGATAAAGGAGCAAAATTAAAAGATATTAGTGATAAAGTAAAAGCGGTGAACGAATCTTATAAAGGTATTGATGCTGAAAAAGATAAGTTTAATGAATATACAAAATCATATAATACAGAAAAAGTAGCATTTTATAAACAAGCAAACATTAAAATAAAAGAAGAGAAAAAATAA
- the comJ gene encoding competence protein ComJ, which translates to MELIISYSQLIVMNYNGEQPYVDWTDEDFERGYAEAEGVIIFEAISDYTCEIEVSVGRHTEKEGVVRTISAPFTVGSEGVFVRSILSDTLHITIPKGDYMLVLQAMPLEEQTNDELYKVQYELFFENQE; encoded by the coding sequence GTGGAGTTAATAATTTCCTACTCACAATTAATCGTGATGAATTATAATGGGGAACAGCCGTATGTAGATTGGACAGATGAAGATTTTGAGAGAGGCTATGCTGAAGCAGAAGGTGTAATTATTTTTGAGGCAATTTCAGATTATACGTGTGAAATCGAGGTATCTGTTGGGAGGCATACTGAGAAAGAGGGAGTAGTGAGAACGATATCAGCTCCTTTTACGGTAGGAAGCGAAGGGGTTTTTGTAAGAAGTATTCTTTCTGATACACTTCATATTACAATTCCAAAAGGTGACTATATGTTAGTACTACAAGCAATGCCACTTGAGGAACAAACAAATGATGAACTGTACAAGGTACAATATGAATTGTTTTTTGAAAATCAAGAGTGA
- a CDS encoding RNA degradosome polyphosphate kinase, translating into MELMKGNPVNLNDTAYYNNRELSWLAFNERVLQEAQDQSNPLLERLKFISIFSSNLDEFFMVRVAGLKDQVKAGFNQPENKAGLTPKQQLNKIDMKAHELMTVQYNTFKNTVLPALEMEGIKPLTFQDLTKEQREFIEEYFDEQIFPVLTPVAIDAYRPFPMLLNKSLNLATILYDEKQTEEENRTKLGIVQVPSLLERFIFLPSEDQKHKFILLEDVISSFTHKLFTGYKVSSVTRFRITRNADLTIHEEGARDLLKVIEKELKKRKWGAAVRLEIGKEQVDERVLALLYEVLEVTDEDVYMMDGPLDLTCLFSLYKKLAPLYEHLVYPALIPQPPQDLDDEEDVFEKAIEHDILLHHPFESFQPVIDFVRDAADDPNVLAIKQTLYRVSGDSPIIQALKTAAEKGKQVTVLVELKARFDEENNVHWAKELEQAGCHVIYGVSHLKTHSKITLVVRRKHGKIERFVHLGTGNYNDATAKLYTDFGYITSRKDFGVDATNFFNYLSGYTTKPHFHHLSVAPFDIRHQFIELIDEEIRYHKQYGNGHIVAKMNSLTDKPLIQKLYEASQAGVRIELVVRGTCCLRPGIQNVSENIRVISLVGRYLEHSRIYYFHHNGDEKVYLSSADWMTRNMEKRVEISFPILGLEMKARIKAILQLILADNVKTREQNKDGEYYYIINSSSQEVDSQVKLFKMAYQNTDAE; encoded by the coding sequence ATGGAATTGATGAAGGGGAATCCTGTGAATTTAAATGATACTGCTTACTATAATAACCGCGAATTAAGTTGGCTTGCTTTTAATGAACGTGTGTTGCAAGAGGCGCAAGATCAAAGTAACCCACTTTTGGAAAGATTAAAGTTTATTAGTATTTTCAGTTCGAATTTGGATGAGTTTTTTATGGTGCGTGTTGCGGGATTAAAAGATCAAGTAAAAGCGGGCTTTAATCAACCGGAAAATAAAGCTGGCTTAACACCGAAACAGCAGCTAAATAAAATTGATATGAAAGCTCATGAATTGATGACAGTTCAGTATAATACATTTAAAAATACTGTGTTACCAGCGCTTGAAATGGAAGGCATCAAGCCGTTAACATTTCAAGATTTAACGAAAGAACAACGTGAATTTATTGAAGAGTATTTTGACGAACAAATTTTCCCAGTGTTAACTCCTGTGGCAATAGATGCATATCGCCCGTTTCCTATGTTGTTAAATAAAAGCTTAAACTTAGCTACTATTTTGTATGATGAAAAACAAACAGAGGAAGAGAATCGAACAAAGCTTGGAATTGTACAAGTACCATCGTTGCTTGAACGTTTTATTTTTTTACCGAGTGAAGATCAAAAACATAAATTTATTTTATTAGAAGACGTAATTAGTAGCTTTACTCATAAATTATTTACAGGATATAAAGTATCCTCTGTTACTCGTTTTCGAATTACACGTAATGCAGATTTAACAATTCACGAAGAAGGTGCGCGTGATTTATTAAAAGTGATTGAAAAAGAGTTGAAAAAACGTAAGTGGGGAGCGGCAGTTCGTTTAGAAATTGGCAAAGAGCAGGTCGATGAAAGAGTGTTAGCTTTATTATATGAAGTGTTAGAAGTGACAGATGAAGATGTATATATGATGGATGGGCCATTAGATTTAACATGTTTATTCTCCTTATATAAAAAATTAGCACCTTTATATGAACATCTTGTTTACCCAGCTCTTATACCGCAGCCACCTCAAGATTTAGATGATGAAGAAGACGTGTTTGAAAAAGCGATAGAGCATGATATTCTATTACATCATCCGTTTGAATCTTTTCAGCCAGTTATTGATTTTGTGCGTGATGCAGCAGATGATCCGAATGTGCTAGCAATAAAACAGACGTTATACCGTGTAAGTGGAGATTCGCCAATCATTCAGGCATTAAAGACTGCAGCGGAGAAGGGAAAACAAGTGACTGTACTTGTTGAATTAAAAGCTCGTTTTGATGAAGAAAATAACGTCCATTGGGCAAAGGAACTTGAACAAGCTGGTTGCCACGTTATTTATGGTGTAAGTCATTTGAAAACACATAGTAAAATTACTCTAGTTGTAAGAAGAAAACACGGAAAAATCGAAAGATTTGTACATTTAGGGACAGGAAATTATAATGATGCGACAGCAAAATTATATACAGATTTTGGCTATATTACATCCCGAAAAGATTTTGGAGTAGATGCGACAAACTTCTTTAATTACTTGAGTGGTTATACAACAAAGCCGCATTTTCATCATTTGTCAGTAGCGCCGTTTGATATACGTCATCAATTTATAGAGTTGATTGATGAAGAAATTCGTTATCATAAACAATATGGAAATGGACATATTGTGGCAAAGATGAACTCGTTAACAGATAAACCGTTAATTCAAAAACTATATGAGGCATCACAAGCTGGAGTGAGAATAGAGCTTGTTGTTAGAGGAACGTGCTGCTTGCGACCTGGTATTCAAAATGTAAGTGAAAATATTCGTGTAATTAGCCTTGTTGGGCGTTATTTAGAACATAGCCGTATTTATTATTTTCATCATAATGGGGATGAAAAGGTCTACTTATCTTCAGCTGATTGGATGACAAGGAACATGGAAAAACGGGTAGAAATTTCATTTCCGATTTTAGGGCTTGAAATGAAGGCAAGAATAAAAGCAATCTTACAACTTATTTTAGCGGATAATGTAAAAACACGTGAACAAAATAAGGATGGTGAATACTATTATATAATAAATAGTAGTTCACAAGAGGTTGATAGCCAAGTGAAATTATTTAAGATGGCCTATCAAAACACTGATGCAGAGTAA
- a CDS encoding MDR family MFS transporter has protein sequence MQEQTSQNKVSKTKFVVAGLLLGILMAAMDNTIVATAMATIVGDLGGFDKFVWVTSAYMVATMAGMPIFGKLSDMYGRKRFYIGGLLLFLLGSILCGTATSIEQLSIYRAIQGIGGGALMPIAFTIMYDIFPPEKRGKMTGLFGAVFGTSSVFGPLLGAYITDYISWHWVFYINIPLGIISFFFISKYYKESLQYKKQKIDWAGAVTLVISIVCLMFALELGGKEYAWNSNMILGLFTTFAIMLLIFFFVERRAIEPIISFHLFKKRLFAASQGVAFFYGAAFIICTVYIPIFVQGVLGGSASNAGLILTPMMVGSVIGSQTGGQLASRTSYRNIMIASGIFFVLGIYLLSTLTMDTPRTLVTLFMILAGLGVGFSFSVLSMSSIHNLDMRDRGSATSTNSFFRSLGMTLGVTIFGTIQNHIFTDKLKAVFPPELAKMAPKSGDTSFLLSPHATEKIPPQILDGIKQALATSIADTFFWALIPATLSIICITMMGKERLFTGITKKQKQVS, from the coding sequence TTGCAAGAACAAACATCTCAAAACAAAGTAAGTAAAACAAAATTTGTTGTTGCCGGATTGTTACTTGGTATTTTAATGGCAGCAATGGATAATACAATCGTTGCCACTGCCATGGCGACAATTGTTGGAGACCTAGGGGGATTTGATAAATTTGTTTGGGTCACATCAGCTTATATGGTAGCAACAATGGCCGGAATGCCGATTTTCGGAAAACTTTCGGATATGTATGGTCGTAAACGCTTTTATATCGGTGGATTACTTCTCTTCTTACTCGGCTCTATTCTTTGCGGTACAGCAACAAGCATTGAACAACTAAGTATTTACAGAGCAATTCAAGGGATTGGTGGTGGCGCCCTTATGCCCATTGCCTTTACAATCATGTATGATATATTCCCACCAGAAAAACGCGGAAAAATGACCGGATTATTCGGAGCAGTTTTTGGAACATCAAGCGTATTCGGCCCTTTATTAGGCGCCTATATAACTGATTATATAAGTTGGCACTGGGTCTTTTATATCAATATTCCATTAGGCATTATTTCTTTCTTCTTCATTTCCAAGTACTACAAAGAATCTCTACAATATAAAAAACAAAAAATCGATTGGGCTGGTGCTGTTACACTTGTAATAAGCATTGTTTGCTTAATGTTTGCACTAGAACTTGGCGGTAAGGAATATGCATGGAATTCCAATATGATTCTTGGCTTATTTACTACGTTTGCTATTATGCTTCTTATCTTCTTTTTCGTAGAAAGACGTGCAATAGAGCCAATTATTTCTTTCCATTTATTTAAAAAGCGTTTATTTGCAGCAAGTCAAGGTGTTGCCTTTTTCTATGGAGCAGCTTTTATTATTTGTACAGTCTATATTCCAATCTTTGTCCAAGGTGTCCTTGGTGGTTCAGCATCCAATGCTGGATTAATTTTAACACCGATGATGGTTGGTTCTGTAATTGGAAGCCAAACTGGTGGACAACTCGCTTCACGAACGAGTTACCGCAACATTATGATCGCGTCTGGCATTTTCTTTGTACTTGGTATCTATTTACTTAGCACTTTAACAATGGACACACCGCGTACACTTGTAACACTCTTTATGATTCTCGCTGGACTTGGAGTCGGCTTCTCTTTTTCTGTTTTAAGCATGTCTTCCATTCACAATTTAGATATGAGAGACCGAGGTTCTGCCACATCTACAAACTCATTCTTCCGTTCTCTTGGTATGACTCTTGGTGTAACAATTTTCGGGACTATTCAAAACCATATTTTCACCGATAAATTAAAAGCTGTTTTTCCTCCAGAGTTGGCAAAAATGGCACCAAAAAGCGGGGATACAAGCTTTTTATTATCACCGCATGCTACTGAAAAAATCCCACCACAAATATTGGATGGTATTAAACAGGCGCTTGCGACATCAATTGCCGATACATTTTTCTGGGCGCTTATCCCAGCTACCCTAAGTATTATCTGTATTACAATGATGGGGAAAGAGCGTCTCTTCACTGGAATAACAAAAAAACAAAAACAAGTAAGTTAA
- a CDS encoding metallophosphoesterase, whose product MKQITRRNFIKTGIRTCLYTSITAGLGYYYAKYIEPNFLSLTHHTLRSSLIPKNFHGMKIIQFSDLHLGYYFSLQHLSTIVSKINKTAPDIVLFTGDLIDDYQTYNETPFVSAILRNIHAPFGKFAIYGNHDHGGYGTEYYKQIMSDAGFEVLQNTEKRIRLLDNSEISIFGIDDILLGKPVIDGTLQHVQKELYTIVLVHEPDIASEIANFPVNLQLSGHSHGGQVQLPFLGAIVTPALAKHYIEGFYHIEELLLYVNRGLGRTRVPFRFLSRPEITVFTLQHL is encoded by the coding sequence ATGAAACAAATAACGAGAAGAAACTTTATAAAAACAGGAATACGCACTTGTCTCTATACTAGTATTACAGCTGGTCTCGGCTATTACTATGCAAAATATATAGAGCCGAATTTTCTTTCTTTAACACATCACACACTTCGTTCTTCACTTATTCCAAAAAACTTTCATGGTATGAAAATCATCCAATTTAGTGATTTACATTTAGGCTACTATTTTTCTCTTCAACACCTTTCTACAATCGTTTCAAAAATAAATAAGACTGCGCCTGACATTGTCCTTTTTACCGGTGATTTAATCGATGACTATCAAACATATAATGAAACTCCTTTTGTTTCTGCGATTTTACGAAATATCCATGCCCCCTTTGGTAAATTTGCAATCTACGGAAACCATGACCATGGTGGGTATGGAACCGAATACTATAAGCAAATTATGAGTGATGCAGGCTTTGAAGTATTACAAAATACCGAAAAACGTATTCGTTTACTAGATAATAGCGAAATTTCTATTTTTGGAATCGATGACATTCTTCTTGGCAAGCCAGTAATTGACGGAACATTACAACATGTGCAGAAAGAGCTATATACAATTGTACTCGTACACGAACCTGATATAGCATCCGAAATTGCTAACTTCCCTGTAAACCTCCAACTTTCTGGGCACAGTCATGGTGGACAAGTACAACTTCCTTTTTTAGGGGCGATCGTTACTCCAGCATTAGCAAAACATTACATCGAGGGATTTTATCATATTGAAGAATTGCTTCTTTATGTAAATCGCGGCCTCGGGAGAACGCGTGTTCCGTTTCGTTTTTTATCCCGGCCTGAAATTACAGTATTTACCCTTCAGCACTTATAA
- a CDS encoding YkyB family protein: MKPSHPQSQSHKQHSIDRLAQSIFIVNRHAKAATNPKYLYWLKKIALERLINEKKAKKEGLHFSRNPRFSQQQSDVLVRLGDYFFHIPPIKDDFSNLPHLGSLESSYRNPKTTLSLAIAKKTLQDYIGPEALKQEKKLSEPIPWYRRTYTKK, translated from the coding sequence ATGAAACCTTCACACCCACAGTCTCAGTCACACAAACAACATTCTATCGATCGATTGGCTCAATCTATTTTCATTGTGAACCGGCATGCCAAAGCTGCTACAAATCCTAAATATTTATATTGGTTGAAAAAGATTGCTTTGGAACGTTTGATTAATGAAAAGAAAGCAAAAAAAGAAGGGTTACATTTCTCTAGAAATCCACGTTTTAGTCAGCAACAATCAGATGTTCTCGTTCGATTAGGTGACTACTTTTTTCATATTCCTCCTATAAAAGATGATTTCAGTAACCTCCCGCATCTCGGTAGCCTTGAATCTTCCTATAGAAACCCAAAAACAACTCTTTCTTTAGCAATAGCGAAAAAAACACTCCAAGATTACATTGGGCCTGAAGCACTAAAACAAGAAAAAAAATTAAGCGAACCGATCCCTTGGTATCGCCGTACGTACACAAAAAAATAA
- a CDS encoding Ppx/GppA family phosphatase: protein MKDILKQQYAIIDIGSNTMRLVIYEKQNGGFYKEIENTKVVARLRNYLIDGMLIEEGINTLLQTLLQFQESTRFHGLHNVLCVATATIRQAKNQEEIKKLVEGKTDFVLRVLSEYEEARYGYLAVMNSTSFTEGITVDIGGGSTEVTYFRDREIIEYYSFPFGALSLKQQFIHHEIPTAEELEELRRYLWYQFETLPWLKEKRLPLIAIGGSARNMVKIHQNIISYPIAGLHLYKMKEADIRGVKEELESLSFVELQKLDGLAKDRADTIIPAVEVFYMLTNIIQAPSFVLSRKGLREGVFYEELTKNLGVSYYPNVIEESLHLLSYEYEMDMKFVVQLIKQGTLICRQLEASEVISFSEKDWCIFYQAAKVFNIGKYIDAEASRLHTFYLLANKTIDGMMHKERVRLAMIASYKSKMLFKQHLDPFEGWFDKNEQKKIRLLGAILQFSAALNVRQRALIETIEVKKNKEGLAFHIVCEQSALAEKVQAEKQKKQLEKVLKMNIQLVFEEKC, encoded by the coding sequence GTGAAAGATATATTGAAACAGCAATATGCCATTATTGACATTGGTTCAAATACGATGCGATTGGTGATTTATGAAAAACAAAATGGGGGTTTCTACAAAGAAATTGAAAATACAAAAGTTGTGGCACGGCTAAGAAATTATCTAATAGATGGTATGCTAATAGAAGAAGGAATCAATACACTTTTGCAAACATTACTTCAATTTCAAGAAAGCACACGGTTTCACGGATTACATAATGTGTTATGTGTTGCGACAGCAACTATTAGACAAGCAAAAAACCAAGAAGAGATAAAAAAGCTTGTAGAAGGAAAAACTGATTTTGTACTTAGGGTTTTATCCGAATATGAAGAAGCACGCTATGGTTATTTAGCTGTGATGAATTCAACTTCTTTTACTGAAGGAATTACGGTCGATATCGGTGGAGGAAGTACGGAGGTTACGTATTTTCGGGATCGAGAAATTATAGAATATTATAGCTTTCCTTTTGGCGCACTTTCTTTAAAACAACAATTTATTCATCATGAGATACCAACTGCAGAAGAATTAGAAGAATTAAGAAGATATTTATGGTATCAATTTGAAACGTTACCTTGGTTAAAGGAAAAAAGGCTACCCCTTATTGCGATAGGAGGGAGCGCTCGGAATATGGTGAAAATTCATCAAAATATAATTTCTTACCCAATAGCAGGTTTACATTTATATAAAATGAAAGAAGCAGATATAAGAGGTGTCAAAGAGGAATTAGAAAGCCTTTCTTTTGTAGAATTACAGAAGTTGGATGGGTTAGCAAAAGATCGAGCGGATACAATTATTCCAGCGGTAGAAGTATTTTATATGCTAACAAATATCATACAAGCTCCGTCGTTTGTATTAAGTAGGAAAGGATTACGAGAAGGGGTGTTCTATGAGGAACTTACAAAAAATTTAGGTGTTTCTTATTATCCAAATGTGATAGAAGAGAGCTTACACTTATTGTCTTATGAATATGAAATGGATATGAAATTTGTTGTTCAACTTATCAAGCAAGGAACGTTAATTTGTAGGCAGCTTGAAGCGTCTGAAGTTATTTCTTTTTCAGAAAAAGATTGGTGTATATTTTATCAAGCTGCCAAAGTGTTTAATATTGGGAAATACATAGATGCTGAAGCAAGTCGTCTACATACATTCTATTTATTAGCGAACAAAACAATTGACGGCATGATGCATAAAGAGCGTGTTAGACTTGCAATGATCGCATCTTATAAGTCGAAAATGTTATTTAAGCAGCATTTGGACCCATTTGAAGGGTGGTTTGATAAAAACGAACAAAAAAAGATTCGTTTGTTAGGAGCGATTTTACAATTTTCTGCTGCTTTAAATGTGAGGCAACGAGCACTGATTGAAACGATTGAAGTGAAGAAAAATAAAGAGGGGCTTGCCTTTCATATTGTGTGTGAACAATCGGCTTTAGCAGAAAAAGTGCAGGCTGAAAAGCAAAAAAAACAACTTGAAAAAGTATTGAAGATGAACATTCAATTGGTGTTTGAGGAGAAATGCTAA